A portion of the Meleagris gallopavo isolate NT-WF06-2002-E0010 breed Aviagen turkey brand Nicholas breeding stock chromosome 16, Turkey_5.1, whole genome shotgun sequence genome contains these proteins:
- the NDUFB6 gene encoding NADH dehydrogenase [ubiquinone] 1 beta subcomplex subunit 6: AVPQVFNAYQTSGFIFMRVLIPAWLLHYYLKYHVSKKPYGIVVSNPAIFPGDRILETGEVVPPLADEPSEHH; this comes from the exons GCTGTCCCGCAGGTGTTCAACGCCTACCAGACCAGCGGCTTCATCTTTATGCGGGTGCTGATCCCTGCCTGGCTCCTCCACTACTACCTGAAGTACCACGTCTCG aaaaagCCGTATGGTATCGTTGTGTCCAATCCAGCAATATTCCCA GGGGACAGAATTTTAGAGACGGGAGAAGTTGTTCCACCTCTGGCAGATGAACCTTCTGAGCACCACTGA